GGCGGCTGCGGCGGTGACAAGAACTATTGTGGAAGTTGTGCAGCTTTGTCATAAGCATGGCGTGATTCATCGCGATTTGAAGCCGGAGAATTTTTTGTTTGCTAATAAGAAGGAGAATTCGCCTTTGAAAGCTATTGATTTTGGATTGTCTATTTTTTTCAAGCCAGGTGAGGAACAACTCTAGGTTTTTACTCTTGTAGATTAACTGATTTCAATTGTTAAGTGTGATGTTGTGCTGTGATTGAGATTGTAGAAAAAAGTTTCAGGGTAATTAATGGTTGTGCTGTGACTGATTGTTTAGTTTTGCCCAATGGAATCTGAAGTTGTTGAATTTGAAATTATTGAAGTTAGAATGCCGAGAAAATTTCGAGTTCTGGTGGATGTGAAAAGTTGGAATCTTGTATGCAAACTCAGAAAGCTCCTATATCTGAATGGGAATAGTAAATGTCTAATTGATGGTGCTAAATTGTTGCCCATGCAAAGCCTGAATGTTAAATTTTACTGATTTTTGATGCTATAGCGATTCGGTGAAATGAATTATTGAGAATTTATATGTAAAAGGTCAATGATACATTGGTTTCTGTTGATTGTAGATTATTTTCAGTTGATTGTAAAAGGTAAATGATTATAGattattttcagtttatttaTATGTAAAAGGTCAATAATTATAGATTATTTTCAGTTGATCGTAGTCATTGCTATGTTTGGTTGCCAAATTTTATTGCTGAAACTTTTTAATCTTCCAGGCGAGAGGTTCTCTGAAATTGTTGGAAGTCCATACTACATGGCCCCAGAGGTGCTCAAGCGGAATTATGGGCCAGAAATTGACATATGGAGTGCAGGAGTCATTCTCTATATTTTATTATGTGGAGTTCCTCCATTTTGGGCTGGTAATGATGTATTCTTTTTATTCTCTCTCCATGCATGTGTGTATCTATGGCTGAAGGAGGACAGAAGTTCCTTGGATAGACAAATTGTTTTCTTATGAAAGTTAAGGTTGTTTCTACTCTAGCTAACTCTACTTCTTATACAGAATCCGAGCAAGGGGTTGCTCAGGCCATTCTTCGTGGTATTATAGATTTTAAAAGGGATCCTTGGCCGAATATTTCCGAGGGTGCTAAGAGTCTTGTCAAGCAAATGTTGGAGCCTGACCCAAAACTTCGACTAACAGCAAAGCAAGTAATAGGTATTTACATCTCTCTGATGTTTCTTTATAGTACCTTCCTTATGTTAGATGTTTAGCACGCCTTCTCTTCTTGTGCTGCTTCATTTTCTTTCAAGGAAATTATCTGCCCGGAAGGTGTTTTTTTTGGGGGAAAATGAAATACATCTTTtagaaaaaatcaaattattactCGAAGAAAATTAATCTTGTACCGGTCAGCTTGGAGTAGAACAATGCGTGCTTGCTCTCTTATTTGTGGTACCTGCTTTTATACTTCAAGTTTGCCAAGTCTCCAAGCTTGGCACATGCCAAATTCTTGTTAAATTGGTGAAATATTGTGCTAGTTACTTGAAGAAATAGGAAAAAGGATAGAGTGGTAAGCTGAGGAGCATAGAGAAGAAGTCGTAAACAAATGCATTAAAAGGGATAATCATGAAAAActtaagaaaatataaatattacatGGCCACAATAGACGCGATGAAAATATTTGGTTCTATTAATGTGTTACATGGCGAGCTTGAGATTAAAGGAGTCAAAGAATATAGAGGGTGTGTTCTTGTCTTTATCTCTcccattttaattaattagcaaGCTTTGTGCCAACGTTTCCATTCCTCAGtggcttttgaaacaaattcttTATCTCATTTGCACAAATTGCAACTCAGTCATACAATCCAAATAGAGAATTTCACCCACCCTACTGAATATGAAAAGGAAAATATATGTAGACAATGACATGTGGTCTAATATGCATGTCTCTTTTGTCGAAATGAAACATTCAGTCTTTTAATAGGCAAAATACAACTCAATAAATGacgaaattttaataaaataaatgcaTTACTTTTTCTTAATGTGTCAAATTTATGAAAAATCATGGAATGTAATGTTTGATTTTAATAGTGAATTATTATAGTTTGCATTATCAAACCCTAGGAGTACTTCTATAAATTTTCCCAGGTCTCTTAGAGTTATGAACCAACTTTAGAAGTGGGAAAAATAAGACGAGATCACTACATGGAAAAATAAACCAACCTTAATAAATGTAGTACATTTATAGAACCAAATTGGCGTCGTGCCTAACAGAAAAGCTGGTTATCAGAATGACATGCTAGGCTGAGTGGCTTGCCTTGTGCATATATGACCACTTGTAATTTACAACACTCCAGGTGAGTAGTTGAGTTTAGACCATAACAATCTACAGAATGATTTGTTTGAAAAGAGTTGTTTAGATATGAACTAATAATGCATCTTACTTTTAGAACCTTACTATTATTTGGAGTATGGGATTAGCAAATACTACAAAAGTCTCATACTTAAGCTTGATTATGCAAATTCAAGTGACTAAATACAAGAAAATTGCTACTTGTAAAGTAAGACTAGCCTGTCTAAGTTTAAGACTTTAGCATATCACTAAGCTGCCTCTCCACATATATGTATGCTAAGTGGTGTACCCTGTGTGTTTGTATACATACCTGAATCcaatctaaaaaataatatttttgagatATTTTAGAACATGTAGAAAAAAAATGATGGATATGAAACAATATGGGTTTCCTTACAGatatattaacattttaatcTCTCGTAATTGAGCGTGATTTATAACATAGAGTGACAAATGCAAGAGTTTGTTTAGCTTACTATTTCAGAGCACTGTGTTGCTAGTTTAATGAGGATCCTGGATGTTTGAGAGATGGTGAATTATGCTGCTGTTTCAGTGTTGATTGGAATTCTCAATGATATATTCCTGAATTCCTACGGGCTATTAACTTTTAATTACGTGAATGTCAAATACAGCAATATCCAGTTTGCTAGTATACCTAAGCTTCTTTAAGTTGTTAATGTATCTTAATTTCGGTAATCATTGCATTACAACTTTTCAAACAATTCTGATTTCAATTCATCTGTTGCATGTGTCTTCCTGTACAGAGCACCCATGGCtccaaaatgctaaaaaggctCCAAATGTTCCTCTTGGTGATGTTGTTAAGTCAAGGCTAAAGCAGTTTTCAATGATGAACAGATTCAAAAGAAAAGCACTTCGGGTCAGTgactaaaatatttatattactaTTAGTTTTCCTTTGGCTAACCGTAGGCCATAGTGAAACTTCTGAAGTGTTCCTTTGGCTACCCATAGGTCATAGGTTTGATGCATGGACACAGCCCCTTTGCAAAATAATGCAAGGGTTAGGGACCTTAGGGTTTGTCCCACACCCACCCACCGCACCACCCCTACCCCCACCCAGAAATAGCTGGGAaacattttttgcgattcaatGAGCCCTTTTTAAGCTCTGATGTCTTTTACAGTCTAAACCAATTAAGTTCATTTTCATGCAGGTTATTGCTGAATTCTTATCAATTGAAGAAGTTGGAGACATCAAAGAGACTTTCAAGAAGATGGACACTGATAATGATGGAGTTGTTTCAATTGAAGAATTGAAATCTGGACTCCAAAATCTTAACTCCCAGCTTGCAGACTCTGAATTTCAAAGGCTTATTGAAGCTGTGAGTGTACTGCTTTCACTGTCATCAACattaaataaattctaattCTTTTTCCCGTTTGTTATGTTTGTCTACAGTAAATAGTAACTTGATTAGCTTGGATGTTGGCTAGTGCATATGAGTTAAGCCTGTTAAGTCTTTTACTGGTTAATTGATCTATCAGTCTTCCTTTAGGCTGCGCATCTCAAAAATTCCTTTGAGATGACATGGCGATATGTCCATGACATGATTTATTGTTTTCTTATGTCATGGCCGTGTTTAATTTTTTGGGTCTGTTGTGCAAAACCAAATGGTTTGGATTTGTAGATATTGGGCTCATATCTAGTAAGAAGGGAGAGGTAAAGTGAGTGAACGTAGTGCAAAGATTTATGTGCTTTGTACTCTttgcttttaatattttttttttttttgagaaactttgcttttaatattttaaatggtcTTAACTTAAATATACAGTATAAAATTCTAGCTCAGAATTTATTTGAGGGGGGGGAGTAACCCTCTTCTTTATTGTTTTCTAGGGGAGGGAAATCAAAGTTGGTTTGTTTTtgggagaaaataaaaaaattgggaaGAAAAATACAGTAATGCTGTTACATGAGCTTTTGTTTGCCAAAAATATTATTGGGGATTGCAGGTTATTTGcataattaagttaaaaaatgcACTGAAAAAAGTCTGCACATTCCTGCTTAAACCGTATCCGATGACAAGTGATGTGTAAAATGTGGGCAATTCTTGAAAGGCATTAAGGGAAAAGATTAATGTATTAGTTTATTACTGTTTTAATTGGTCAAATTGTGTTCCTACAGGTAGATACAAATGGGAAAGGTACACTAGACTATGAGGAATTTCTTGCTGTTTCCTTGCATCTACAAAGGATGGCCAACGATGAGCATCTCCACAAGGCATTTTCCTACTTTGACAAGGACAGCAATGGTTATATCGAACCAGATGAACTTCGGAATGCTTTGATGGAAGATGGAGCAGATGATTGTACAGATGTAGCCAATGACATCTTCCAAGAAGTCGATACTGACAAGGTGAAGAGCCAATGTTTGTTTACCATTATATTTTTGATTCCGTGGCTTAAAATCTGACATCATCATTCTACGAATGCAGGATGGGAAAATCAGCTACGAAGAATTTGTTGCTATGATGAAAACCGGAACAGATTGGCGGAAGGCTTCTCGTCATTACTCGAGAGGCAGATTTAACAGTCTAAGCATGAAACTAATGAAGGACGGTTCTCTCAACTTGGGGTGAGAGCGACAGATACGAAGGTTTGTTTTATTCGTCCATGAAAAGCAAAGTATTAGGTCATCACTCTCCATCTTAGACTTGCTTTCTTCTGTGATTATTtgctcgttttttttttttaaatttgcttGGGAGCTAACGGAGATTGATTGCGTCTTGTCTGTCTCTGCAAATATTGATTATGTAATGTATGCTTCGATCCATTATCACTTCAACCTTTGCTAATTGTTTACAGTTGACAATGTGAGTTTTGAACTCTTAGGGCTGTAGCATATTCTACGTCAACAAAAGGTATTGCGATTCTATCTGTTTTTTGTGCTACAAATTTAGACACGCACGCTTCTGTTTCCGTAACATGTGCATAAATACTTCTCGAGTTCTACATTTTGGTGTTTCATTTTCATGTctgaaatcattaaaaatatgttttttcattttccgTTTTAGTCTCTCCCTTTCTCTTGCTATGTATAGTTCATAACTTAATTACGTTATAGTTCATAACTTAATTACGTTGTATCTTCAGAGTAGTTCAGCAACATTAATTATACTTTAAATATCTTGTTCGATTTCAAATTAAGCATCATAAACTTAATTATCAAgtatcattaaaaaatatacttcaaCGTCCCGATAAAGTTATCTTTTTCTGTTCTGTTTAAAAAACTCTTACTCATTTTTAgtaaataacaatttttaaaattaattttattataatatccttatttaaaatccactaaaaaCTGATTTTTATTGCTATCTATTGAATTATGTCCGGAAATAagaatgaacaaaggatcatttcaccTCCTGAACTTGGTACGAAGTATTAAAAAAGGTCAAAGTTCGTGAAACTGGATCAAACAAACCCATAACTTGGCAAAATCGAATCAGTTTCACCTTTCCTCCATCCTCGTCCACTCACATACAACGTTTGAAACACTCTATATAAATATAATGGTAAAAGGTTCAAAATAgtctttaaattaatatttgaatatttaaaaaaaaataaaaaaaattctacaattttaaaaatttatatattaaacaatatttttttagaaaatataggGACTTTATTATTTTTCCCTCCATCTCAAATCCACCGGTAATTGCCCTCGCACACCATCGGAAAAGTTTTTCCACCTCCGTCGACATCCGAGAAGGAGCAGTCGCAGGAGAGGGCAGTCGCTCCTTCTCAAAGAGGAGTAGAGCAAATATGCTCTTTCTCAGAGAGAGAAGGAGCAAAGAGGAGTCGTTTTGGATGTCGGCGGGTATGAAGGCGGCATAATTTTTTGGCGTTTGCGGCGGTTTTCGATAGGAAAAAAATTTCTGGCGATGGTGTTGGAGTCAGCGGCGGTTTTTGATGAAAATGGAGAGGTtaattgatccggttttgctagtttggggggggggggtgataTCCCTATTCTCTTGGGTATGTTTTCAATATAATTTGTCAAATTGTGGGCTTGTTTGATCTATTTTTGCgaacttggattttttttgatattccGTGCCAAGTTTAGAAggtgaaatgatcctttgttcaaataaGAATTAATGACTATAGTAAATAAGTGTATAGTAGGACAACTAAAATAAGAAGTGTAGAAATTatcatattaattgtttttacttttgaaatgTATAGTGTGTAATAATGAGAAAGTGGTTAATTCTGAAGGAGTATTATTATTAGACGATGAACTGTATATGATTGATTTTAATGAAGGAATAATGGTTTCCATCAATCCTTTCGATATTTTCTTCTAATACTTTCATTGAAGTTctatatataaagaaaaagaGTAAATTTTAAATGTAGGGCCTTAAATTAGAAAATTCGGCCGACGAGGTGAAaagagttttaaaaataatatatataatgatttataaaatgcttttgagataaagagtttttaaaaataaaaatagaatcaataatCAATCAATGAAACGAGTATACATAAAAAGAGTATAAATATTGATTGCGTGGTATATGACATGTGATGATGTGGTTTGAGTCTAAAATCAGTTTTAGAGTTAGGCcgttatttcaaaatattaatatatatttaatgacTGGATTTGACAAGTTCAAGAGTTTAGAGAGTGGGACATCAATGATGAGGATTTTTGGCATAGCGAAATAATTAAGAgtttatttacttttgaatataaaaaagtatattgttttatattatcAAATGTATTATGCAATCGCGTTGCACACGAACAGCTTGGAAACATTGATACGAatattagtagtatgtgccttaAGGCCATTTCATCAtatatatttgtagaactaatcatAATGGTGAAGATATATATGTCCATTTGAACTAATTTGTGAGTGGTGCGGAGGCCGAACTCGCCCATGCTTATGGCTGACCTTGTTCTgacttaattttgaaaaatagagTCGCCACCTAACTTAGCTAAGAAATATCTTTTCTACCGACTAGATAATCTCACATGCCTATGGATGAGATTATCATGCATTGGTCCAAAAGATCGAGTTCGTGAACACAACCTAATTCTTAAtttgacttattaattttatcgatttaaaagACATATTCCAATATAAAAGTATCTTATCAAAGCAGGAAGttcaaaatataacatattgGAAGGTAAATGGTTGGAAAGTAAATAACGGAAAAATAAAAGACTGGAAAGTAAGTGCGAAAAACATGCATTACATTTAAGACTCGCATATTACTCGATCTGGATTGGCATGGTGAACGAGTAGCAAGTACTCATAAGGAAGCGTCCAATCCTGGAATGTCTAGCACATAACAAATAAATGTGAATTTTATTCCAGTTGCATGCATAAAACCTAACCGGATATACCATCTTAAATACCTATACAACCATTAATTATAGTTTCATGGCAGCCTTAAGCAGGGGCGGAACTAGGGAGGGTCGAAGAGGGccggccgaccctcctcgccgaacaaaaattaaaaaaaaattagaatttttaggtttttttcagtaggggcggttataaccgcccctagaaACCGCCCCTACATGTGTTAGGGGCGGTTAAAACCGCCCCTAGAACAACAAATTAACAGATTTACACCATATTTACAGccgtttgattttttaaatagcCGAACGTAAAAATTTCGACCCTCCTAAGTTGGAgtcctggttccgccactggcCTTAAGAGTTCTatgtgatttgatttgattagttTTGAACTAAGTTAACATGATTATCTAATGAAACATGTTAATGATGAATTTGGACATACATTCAAAACAGTAAACAATATTTATATGCTCAATAAGCAGTAAACAATATTTATATGCCCAATATTTAAACCTCTTTTTAGAGTGTTTGGCGATTGTATGTCGTTTGTCTGTCAATACAGCTAGATTCAGGATCTGGTCAAAACACATAAGTCGCTCCTCTGGTTAATTTGAGTTCACTGGTCCAAACTGGAATAGATTCCGGGTTCGAATGAAGCAGCAAACTGCTCTCAAAGTTGTTAGGACGTCTGATAGGCTTCGAAGCCTATGATGACATGGCAAGCGCCATTGTTGCTGATGTGGCCGAAAGGTACTAACTGAGTCTGGTCTGggtaattacaaaaatataaactacAACTAAATACAAGCCCGTGGGTCCGAACAGAGGGTGATTATGAGCCCGAATGAGCCCGTAAACATGAAAACATATTCTGAAAGCGGGTTACAAGATCTGGGTGGAGGTAAGGACAAAGAACCCGGCGCCACCAAACTCAGGACCAAACCGggttttggattttatttgaaaaacatgccaaaacaataaaaacacGTAATTAACTTGCTGGAAATCAAAATAGCGGTGTAAAGCCATTAAAAACACCCTAAACATAAATCTATAGCAAGAATCATGGCAAATCATGGCAATCAGTAATTTTATcagtttatgaaaaaaaaacatggGAAATCACGAATCATGCATCCTATTGATAAATTTAACAATATGCTTATAAACGATAGTATATATATGATGGAACTGAAATTGGGTCCTCAGAACTACCGGTCCGAGTCCTGGGGTCAATTTTGGGGATCCAAACGTAGAATCCAGCTCTATATCAAAGTGCAACAACATGTTTTTGATCGATTGAAGCATAAAAGGTCGATTTGGTCTGTCTAAATGGCTAGATTTTGAGTGTGCGGGGGCTgggtggttaagttatattatgccaaaTTAGGGTTTGTGTGTTCTTTTGTGTTTAATTTCATTGCCACCCCCATTAGGGTTTATAGCAGTACTATTTATAGCATTTGAATTAGGGTTAGGATTAGGTGTTAGGGTTAGGTATGAGGATTAAGTTGAAACTCTATCTGAAGTTATTTATCAACTAAATTCGCATTAATCAGTATATGCCCTGAAAAAGGCGGGAAACAAGCTGTTTTGGTCCCTGAAAGTATCAAAACGGGCTTTCAGGGCCACTAAGGTTTGGTTTTGGTCAATTTAGTCTCAAAACTAGCACCAGTATATTATTCTATCTAACTTAGCCTGCCTCTCCTATCATGACTTTTCGAACCAACCAACTCGAACCTACAAATTGGCCCATACAATTTTAAGGCATTGTAATCATCATcagacgcttcagtcccttatcacttttctACATGTCCAAAAAGAGGTGTCTATATAAATGTAGCTAATTGTTCATCTAGACATATTAATGCCACGACTATTTTcgaaaagggttaatgtcataaaaatggcttaattacttaaaaaaaccctcacctttaatttctttttcgtttataccctgatctaggaaaattgtcacatatactcatgaccttgtctttatgtttcacctctaccctcgaggtattaaatttacctcttttcatttgaaaaaaaatttaaaatagtccttcatttttaataaaaaaaaaattccacacACCACCACCGTCCTCCTTCCGTGGAAGGAGGAACCAGtcgtcctccttccatggaggagcAGCCGTTCCTCCTTTCTCGGCGTCcgtttcaaaaatcaaattttttattaataaataatagggaataatattagcggtttttttaaattggagtaTAATTGTAggttgtaattaaaaaaaatattttattttatttaaattaaaaaaattaattaattttaggacttatttgaacgtttttaaagataaagtatttgtttgtaattttttattattataaaaggtataaaataacccttatatttaattgtttttaataaatcatcttttttttaaaattggggtagaggtgaaacataaagacaaggtcGTGAGTATttgtgacaattttcctaggtcagggtataaacgaaaacaaaactaaaggtgaggattttttaagtaattaagcccataaaaattcacaaactttacactttttctcattttaatcacgcagtttcaattttctcattttcactcatgaactaccactttttctcaaattcatacacggtgttgaggtgtcacggttccattggtgtaatttgctgaggtggatgtcactttacaccaataaatgagtgccacctcagcaccgtgtatgaatttgagaaaaagtggtagtttgtGTATAagaatgagaaaatttaaactacgtgattaaaatga
This region of Mercurialis annua linkage group LG1-X, ddMerAnnu1.2, whole genome shotgun sequence genomic DNA includes:
- the LOC126661016 gene encoding calcium-dependent protein kinase 13; the protein is MGNCCRSPAAVAREDVKSNYSSHDHSKKDNTVTKKLPITVLNDVAKENIEEKYLVDRELGRGEFGVTYLCIDRDNRELLACKSISKRKLRTAVDIDDVRREVAIMKHLPKNSSIVSLKEACEDDNAVHLVMELCEGGELFDRIVARGHYTERAAAAVTRTIVEVVQLCHKHGVIHRDLKPENFLFANKKENSPLKAIDFGLSIFFKPGERFSEIVGSPYYMAPEVLKRNYGPEIDIWSAGVILYILLCGVPPFWAESEQGVAQAILRGIIDFKRDPWPNISEGAKSLVKQMLEPDPKLRLTAKQVIEHPWLQNAKKAPNVPLGDVVKSRLKQFSMMNRFKRKALRVIAEFLSIEEVGDIKETFKKMDTDNDGVVSIEELKSGLQNLNSQLADSEFQRLIEAVDTNGKGTLDYEEFLAVSLHLQRMANDEHLHKAFSYFDKDSNGYIEPDELRNALMEDGADDCTDVANDIFQEVDTDKDGKISYEEFVAMMKTGTDWRKASRHYSRGRFNSLSMKLMKDGSLNLG